In Lycium ferocissimum isolate CSIRO_LF1 chromosome 3, AGI_CSIRO_Lferr_CH_V1, whole genome shotgun sequence, the genomic window CTCAATTAATCTATTTATAAGGCTATATTGAGGAATATCAAATGGCGTGGTGAATATAGAGTTAACCATTGACATTATGGTGAAGAACATGAAGAGGTTTACGGGGGTGTGAGAGTTAATCCAATTTAAGGTGAGAAGTAGTGGATGGTTAATTATACATCACAAAAAAGAGTAGTAGGGATAACTTCTTAGGAGCTATGAATATCAACCTAACTAGCGGtctatgcccgtgctgcgcacgggcccaacactttagattatagtgcatctatgtgtatatagttgtctttgaatggtgattatatatatatatatatatatatatatatatatatatatatatatatatatatatatatattatatgttcgagcatgattaatataacattgtagtttgtgctccgtatctaaaactttattatattaatggttgctatgaatacaaaatcggcaaatttattaatattttttaaaagagaagacttgtttaaaaagaaattattttcgtctctttgagataaaacaatagcaatatttaagcatcagttgatacttttaattttaattcgattaatttaaaagtgtaaaatacttattattttttatcaaattttgatttggataattctaatttaaattattaaattaattttacatgtttaaaacaaaacaaagtagaaattgattttctatttaaacgaagaaatactattttttaatttttgataaatattctcgatttagctcattttacttgtcatgttgtcttttgcatggttttttaagaaaacatcgattagaattatgatttgactaatttaccttattcattatttgatttccatttgatatatatttttctacgatattaatctcttttcacatttattggaGTAAGAATATTTTAggaaacataacaaataaatgacatggcggaatagcaaatacaacagtttaatagctagattagatctcaggctaatataaaaaaagaaagaaaattgtatggtttgactacctAACCTTTCaaagaaaagcaatttcatttgctcccactaatggattgatacgcacgtaacaatgaattcatcattattgactcaatgagatactttggaaattacatgaatattatttgattttttaatatggggtgcattttttttttgacattattaatttgcactatttttatgcatatatatatatatatatatatatatatatatatatatatatatatatatatacacacacacacacacactatgttcaaaatacgattaatataacattgtagtttgtactccgtatctaaaagtttattatattagtgtttactacgaatacaaaatctgcacttttttttttgacgacGGACGACGAAAAAGTGCCCGatggggttcaatttttttttttttttaaatattgcttgattttattaatatggggtccgctttattttttcccatgagtttagagatggtgagttctaattttttttcttccttttttttttaattgctcggtgttatttagtatggggcccatccctttttttttaagggagaATGGATGATGAAGCAtgagtctaaacccatgctttatatagtttcttcttttttttttttttttttatattgcttggtgttatttagtatggggcccaccctttttgacattattagtttACTTACTATTTTtatgcgcatatatatatatatatatatatatatatatatatatatagactatgttcaaaatacgattaatataacattgtagtttgtgattcgtatctaaatctttattatattagtgtttgctacgaatacgcatcgtgtttaacatggggcccacatttttttaacagtgtttgttttttaaatatgagattcactttttttttcaatattgcttgattttgttaatatggggtccactttttttttcccctgattttggatgtggtgagttccacttttttttaatactcgatgttgtttaatatggggctcacaatatatatatagactatgttcaaaatacgattaatataaaattgtagtttgtgcttcgtatgtaaatctttattatattagtgtttgctacgaatacgcatcgtgtttaatatggggcccacatttttttaacagtgtttgtttttttaaatatgggattcactttttttttcaatattgcttgattttgttaatatggggcctacttttttttcccctgattttggatgtggtgagttccacatttttttaatactcgatgttgtttaatatggggcccacaattttttttttttagggcttgattaatatggggccgaaaaaaaattttatgttcaaaatacgattaatataacattatagtttgtgcttcgtatctaaatctttattatattagtgtttgctacgaatacgcatcgtgtttaatatggggcccacatttttttaacagtgtgtgtttttttaaatatgggattcactttttttttcaatattgcttgattttgttaatatggggtctacttttttttcccctgattttggatgtggtgagtttcacttttttttaatactcgatgttgtttaatatggggcccataattttttttttttagggcttgattaatatgaggcccaaaaaattttttttttttttttcaaacttttttttttttaggggttgattaatatggggcccaaaaaaatttttttttttttatggggggtccacaaacggacgacgaaaaaTGCCCCAAACTGCCTCTTCTAaatagtagtaaagtaatatgCCAAGTATTTCACAACAAAGCCATggtattttttatcttttggacaaaaaaaaaaaatgtttttgttttattttcaataataattcagtagtatttttcttttttccctaaaaaatattccctccgtctcaaataaaatttctttctttccttattaatttgtcccaaaaaaattaatatatttttatatttagaaataatttaactttatgagataatttacgaccacataaatatctaacGCTTATTTTGGATCatacatatcaaacaaaaattatttcttaaatattttaaattttgcgtcaaatcaaactaagacaatctttttgcacacggagggagtagtatttgtTGGCGAACACGTCGGAGACACCAGAATGCAAGGTAACGAGAATTTTCACAAGCTCACTCGAAGCTCGAGCTCACATCTACAACACAGTGAAAAGAATAACCATGACTGATGAGTGGCTCAGATTTTAGCCTAAACTAAAACTTTCCCTCTTCTAATCGCTATGTGCAATTGCTTTTCTCTTACCTTCTTTCCTCATTCTTCTACTCGCTTTTTCTTTGCCTTCAAACTGACCCACAAAACACTTCCCTTCCATGCTATTAACAGGATACAGTTTGTGAAACCGAAAAGGAACTTACCCAAGTCAAGCAGTTCAAATGGTTATAATTTTTTCGATGATCAAGAAACTAAGATTCCAAGTCCCATAAAAGGAATTGATGATGATAGTGGCATTgggtttcttgaatttgataATAAGATGGGTAAAGAATTGGAAAAGGAAATTCCTGTCATTTCACCTCCAAGAATTGAAAAACAAGAAGATATTACAAGTGATGATAATGGGGTTGGGTTTCTtgaattcaacaacaacaaaggtAGAGAAAAAGAAATGCTGGAAAAGGGAATTGTAAGGAGGAAGAAGCAAATGATGAAAAGGTCTAATATGATTGCAAAGCAAGTGATCAGTATTCAATCTGCTCTCAGCTTGGGCTTTGTTTCACAGCTTTGGGTGGACATTAATTCTGTACATTTCTAAAGCCTTTTCTTATACTGTAATTCAACGTTTATTGAGCAACCCAGGAAAAGTCATAACATAGTAGTAATAACTAATTAATCTGTCTCTCCAGCTAAAGAAAAACATTATGGGatcgtttggttgctggttagctAAGTTATCCATGTACTTAAATCCTGCATAAGTAacataccatgtttggtagcattTT contains:
- the LOC132049596 gene encoding uncharacterized protein LOC132049596 isoform X3; amino-acid sequence: MCNCFSLTFFPHSSTRFFFAFKLTHKTLPFHAINRIQFVKPKRNLPKSSSSNGYNFFDDQETKIPSPIKGIDDDSGIGFLEFDNKMGKELEKEIPVISPPRIEKQEDITSDDNGVGFLEFNNNKGREKEMLEKGIVRRKKQMMKRSNMIAKQVISIQSALSLGFVSQLWVDINSWMVFSVEVRPNLLSGEVEQFLLENVKQVGDVVLVEDESVMENEIKLVGLQTLVGYNVVTPRQRNIGKVSTYCLFVEDVVDVLSDTIVVHEAAASRLQRLTKGFWDAQKMTYSADEMQDYRNLRNTRAKPEYSRSRKKSSAKKLRKKIKELADDWELPMDFF
- the LOC132049596 gene encoding uncharacterized protein LOC132049596 isoform X4, whose translation is MCNCFSLTFFPHSSTRFFFAFKLTHKTLPFHAINRIQFVKPKRNLPKSSSSNGYNFFDDQETKIPSPIKGIDDDSGIGFLEFDNKMGKELEKEIPVISPPRIEKQEDITSDDNGVGFLEFNNNKGREKEMLEKGIVRRKKQMMKRSNMIAKQVISIQSALSLGFVSQLWVDINSWMVFSVEVRPNLLSGEVEQFLLENVKQVGDVVLVEDESVMENEIKLVGLQTLVGYNVVTPRQRNIGKVSTYCLFVEDVVDVLSDTIVVHEAAASRLQRLTKGFWDAQKMAYSADKMRDYSNLRNTRAKPEYGRSRKKSSAKKLRKKIKELADDWELPMDFF